The DNA sequence CGCGCTCGCCCAGCCCGGATGCGAGCTGCCCGGCCTGACCCCGGACCGGCTGCGGGTCGGCTCGTTCGTCCTGGTCCTCGGCACCGGGCGGATGACCGCCGACCCCCAGGTGCTGGAGCTGTTCGGCTTCGCGCCGGAGGACTTCGACGGCCGGGTGGAGACCCTGCTGGCGGCCGCCGTACCGGACGACGTGCCCGTCCTGATGTCGGTCCTGGAGCCGGACATGCTGACCTCGGGCGCCGCCCACCTGGAGTTCCGCATCCGCCGGCCCAACGGCGAACTGCGCTGGCTGGGCCTGCGCTCCCGGGTCGAGACCGGGGCGGACGGCAGGCCCCGGCGCATGCTCGGCGTGGTCGCGGAGACCTCCTACCTGCGGCCCAGCGCCGACGAGGTGTCCCTGGTGCAGCGGCTGTCCGCCGCCCTGGCCGGGGCCACGACCATCCGCGACGTCGGCCGGGCCGTGGTCGGCGCGCTGTGCGAACCGCTGGGGGCGAGCCGGGTCGCGGTCGCCGAGCTCCAGGCCGACCAGCTGGTGGTCGGCCTCCTCGTGCCCGCCGAACCCGGCGCCTGGCCCGAGGTGTGGCGGTCCGCCTGGCGCTCCGAATGGCCCGAGCCGCCCAGCCACGCCCTGCCCTCGCTGACCGAGGCGCTGCGCGTGGGCCAGGTCAGCATCTGGCCCGAGGGCGCCGATCTCGAACCCGGCCTCGCCGGCATCGGCCCCGGCGGCCTCGCCCTCCTTCCGCTCCCGGCGGACGGCCGGACCGTCGGGGTGTGCCTGATCGGATGGGAGCGGCGGCACGCGTTCGGCCCGGAGGAGCGCTCGCTGCTGACCGCGACCGCCGGTCTGGTGGGGCAGGCCCTGGTGCGCGCCCACGCCCTGGACGCCGAGCACGAGCTGGCCACGATGCTCCAGCGCAGTCTGCTGCCCCGCAAGGTGCCGGAGCTGCCCGGCGGGGTGGCCGTCACCCGCTATCTGCCCGCGACGATGGGCCTGGAGGTGGGCGGCGACTGGTACGACGTGATCCCGCTGACCGAGAGCCATGTGGCGCTGGTCATCGGGGACGTGCAGGGCCACAGCGCCGCGGCCGCCACCATCATGGGCCAGATGCGCACCGCCATCCGCGCCTACGCCGTGGAGGGCCATCCACCCGATGTGGCCGTGGCGCACGCCAACCGCCTCCTCGTCGGCATGGAGACCGACCTCTTCGCCACCTGCTGCTACGCCGACCTCGACATGGAGGAGGGCGAGGCGTGGCTCGTCCGGGCCGGACACCTCCATCCGTTGCTGCGCCACCCGGACGGCAGCACCGAGGTCCTGGAGATCGAGGGCGGCCCGCCGCTGGGCGTGGTCGCGGACGCCGAGTTCCCGATGACCGCGGCCGGGCTGTCCGCCGGCACCCTGCTCGCCCTGTTCACGGACGGCCTGGTCGAGTCCGCCCGGCTCGACCTGGAGGACGGGATGCTCCGGGTCCGCCAGGCGCTCGCCCGCGCCGACCCGGCCGACCCCGGAGGGGTGGCGGACGAGCTGCTCGGCGGCGTCAGCCACCGCGAGGACGATGTCGCGTTGCTGTTGCTGCGCTACGACGGGATGCGGGTGCGGCCCACCCGGGCCGGCTGGACGGTGTGGCGGCTGCCCGACGCCGTCATGCACACCCGCCGCTTCACCGCGCGCACCCTGCGCAACTGGGGCGTGAAGGAGGAGCTGGACGTGGCCCTGCTGGTCACCTCCGAGCTGGTCACCAACGCCCTGGTGCACACCCAGGGCGAGGTGCGGCTCAGCCTGACGCTGACCGCGGACCGGCTGCGGATCGCCGTCAACGACCCGTCGCCGCGCACCCCCGTCAAACCGGCCACCGTGGACTGGGAGGCGACCGGCGGACGCGGGCTGCTGCTCGTCGAGGCCGTGTCGCAGTCCTGGGGCTCGGTGCCGCTGAGCGGGGGCAAGCAGGTCTGGAGCGAGGTCGCCCTGTCGTTCCGGCGGGAGGAGCCACCGGCGGCCGGAAGGGGGACGACCAGATGAGGTGTTTCCGTACCTACCCCCGTACGCGCCCGCACCCGCACCCGCGTACGCACCCCGGCCCGCACCCCCGTACGACCCGTGCGCGCCTCCGTGCGGCCGTCGCCGTCGCGGCGGGCCTGGTCCTGGCCGTGTCCCTCGCCGCGTGCGGCAAGGCGGCCCAGGTCGGCGAGACGTCCGGCCCGACCGGGCACCACCGCGGGGCCCTGCGGATCGGCCTGCTGCTCCCGGACAACGAGATCGCCCGGTTCCAGCGCTTCGACAAGCCACTGATCCAGCAGCGGGTCAAGGAGCTGTGCCCGCGCTGCACGATGACCTACGCCTACGCCCAGCACGACCCGGCCGCCCAGCGCTACCAGGTCGAAGCCATGATGGCGAACGGGGCCGACGTCCTGATCCTGGACGCGGTGGACACCAAGGCCATCCGCCACTCCGTGATCCAGGCCCACCAGGCCCATGTCCCGGTCGTCGCCTACGACCGGCTCGCGGAGGGACCCGTGTCCGGCTACGTCTCCTTCGACAACTATCGCGTCGGCCAACTCCAGGGCCAGGCGCTGCTGAGGGCCCTGGGCCCGGACGCCCGCGACCGCCAGATCGTCATGATGAACGGCTCCACCACCGACCCCAACGCGGCCTGGTACGAACGGGGCGCGCTGTCCGTCCTCAGGGGCGAGGTCAGGATCGGCAAGTCCTACCAGACCGTCGGCTGGCGGCCGGAGAACGCCAACCACAACATGACCGCCGCCATCGCCATCCTGGGTCCGCACGCCATCGACGGCGTCCTGGCCGCCAACGACGGCGTGGCCTCGGGCGTCATCGCCGCCCTCAAGACGGCCCGTATCCATCCGCTGCCACCCGTCACCGGCCAGGACGCCGAGCTCAACGGCGTCCAGCGGATTGTCGCGGGCGAGCAGTACATGACCGTCTACAAGCCGTTCAAACCCCAGGCGTACGCCGCCGCGGAGATGGCCGTCGCGCTCGGACACGGCAGGTCGCTCACCGGGATCGCCGACCGGAGGGTCGACAACGCCACCGCCCGCGACATCCCGACCGTGCTGCTCACGCCGCTGGCGGTGACCGTGCACAACATCAAGCAGACCCTCATCAAGGACGGCATGTATCGCGTCGATCAGATCTGTACCGCTAAGTACGCGGACGCGTGCCGCGAGGCCGGGCTCATCGGCTGACACGGCTCACCGAGCGAGCACGGCTCACCGAACGACGGGAAGGGAGGAGCGGATGGCTCATCAACCGCCGGCCCCGCCCCTGCTGGCGCTGCGGGGCGTCTCCAAGCGCTTCGGCGCGGTCCAGGCGCTCGCGGACGTCGAGCTGGAGATCCACGCCGGTGAGGTCATCGCGCTGGTGGGCGACAACGGCGCCGGGAAGTCCACCCTGGTCAAAGTGATCGCGGGCGTCGAACCGGCCGACGCGGGCACCCTCGAATGGCAGGGCCGCCCCGTCCACCTCGGCCGCCCGCACGACGCCCAGCACCTGGGAATCGCCACCGTCTACCAGGACCTCGCGCTCTGCGACAACCTCGACGTCGTCGGCAACGTCTTCCTCGGCCGCGAGATCCGCCGGGTCGGCGTCCTGAACGAGGTCGAGATGGAGCGCCGTACCCGGGACCTGCTGGCCACCCTCGCCATCCGCGTCCCCGATGTGCGCAGGCCCGTCGCCTCCCTCTCCGGAGGCCAGCGGCAGACCGTCGCCATCTCCCGGGCGCTGCTCGGCGAACCGCGCCTGGTCCTGCTGGACGAGCCCACCGCCTCCCTCGGCATCGAACAGACCGCGCACGTTCTCGACCTGGTGGAACGGCTCCGTGACCGGGGACTCGGGGTGCTGCTGATCAGCCACAACATGGGCGATGTCAAGGCCGTTGCGGACTGGGTCGCGGTGCTGCGGCTCGGCCGCAACAACGGGTTCTTCGACGTCACCACCACCTCCCAGGAGCAGATCGTCTCCTCCATCACCGGCGCGTCCGACAACGCGGTGACGCGGCGGAAGGAGGAGCTGTGAACGGATTCGGCGACCCGGGCGGCCCCGCCGAACGCTTCCCCCACGCGTTCGTGCGCCGACTGCGCGCCGGTGAACTCGGCTCCGTCCCCGTCGTGGCCGGACTCCTCCTGATCTGGATCGTCTTCCAGCTCCTCAACTCCCACTTCCTCTCCCCGCGCAACCTCTCCAACCTCAGCGTGGACATCGTCGGCACCGGCATGATCGCGGTCGGCGTGATCTTCGTCCTGCTGATCGGCGAGATCGATCTGTCGGTGGGCTCGGTGAGCGGCCTGGCCTCCGCCCTGTTCGCCGTGTTGAACGTCAACCACGGCATGCCCGAACCACCCGCCGTCATCCTGGCCGCACTCTGCGGTACGGCGGTCGGCCTCGTCCACGGCTTCTTCACCGCCGCCGTCGGCGTCCCCGCGTTCGTGGTCACCCTCGCCGGACTGCTGGGCTGGTACGGACTGATGCTCGCCCTCATGGGCAGCTACGGCTCCATCAACCTCGACGATCAGGGCCTGGTCGTCCAGTTGACCAACTACTACTTCGGCGATGTCGCCGCCGCGTACGGGCTCGCGGCGCTCGGCACCGCCGGATACTTCCTCGCCGCCCGACGAGACGCCAAGCGCCGCCACGCCGCCGGGGTGCCCGCCCGCTCCCGTGGCGAGATCGCCGTACGCACGGGGGCGCTCGCGGTGGTGGCCTTCGCCGCCGCGTATGTGCTCAACCAGTTCCAGGGCCTGCCGCTGGCCCTGCTGATCTTCCTGGCCGTCCTCGTCGTCCTGGACTACGTCCTGCGCCGCACGGCCTACGGGCGGATGATCTTCGCACTGGGCGGCGGGGTCGAGGCGGCCCGCCGCGCAGGCATCAACGTGACCTGGGTGCGGATCTCCGCGTTCATGATGTCGGGCCTGATGGCCGCCATCGGCGGACTCTTCCTGGCCTCCCGGATCAGCTCGGTCAGCCAGACGGCGATCTCCACGAACCTGTTGATGAACGCCATCGCGGCCGCCGTCATCGGCGGCACGAGCCTCTTCGGCGGCCGCGGCAGCATCTGGTCCGCGCTGCTGGGCGTCCTGGTCATCCAGTCGATCGCCTCCGGCGTGACCCTCCTGGACATCCAGGCCGCCGTGCAATACATGATCACCGGTGGGGTGTTGTTGCTCGCCGTCGTGATCGATTCCCTGTCCCGCCGTGCGCAGAAGACGCACGGCCGGGCTTAGGGGGTCAGCGGGTGGCGAAGGCCACGAAGTCCGTCCAGGCGGTGGCGGCTATGCGGAGGTGGGGACCGCCGGGGTTCTTGGAGTCCCGTATGTGGACGGTGGTGGGGGTGGTGGCGACTTCGACGCACTGGCCGCCGCTGGAGTCGCTGTAGCTGGACTTGTGCCAGTCGTAGGCGACCTCTATGCACTCGCCGCCTGTGTTATCGCTGTAGCTGCTCTTGAACCACACGAGTCTGCTCATAGCTCACCCATCAACTTCTCGATGAAGCTTGCGGATTCCTCCGGCCTGAGGGCCTGGGACCTGATCATGGCATAGCGGCGGGCCAGAACGCCCACCTCGTCCGGCTTGGACAACAGGATGCTCTGGCCGTGGCCTTCGAGGTAGGCCACGGAGGTCTCCTCGGGCGTCTCGAGCAGTGTCATCGGTCCAGGAAGCCCGGCGTGCCCAGCTTGGCTCATGGGCATGGCCTGAATGACGACATTCGGACGGGCTGCGCACTCGATGAGATGCGCGTACTGGGCACGCATGACCTCTGGCCCGCCGATTTCGCGCCGTAGCGCTGCCTCTTCGATGATGACGTTGACCACGGCTGCCGGTTTGCGGTCGAAGAGTGCCTTGCGGTCCATACGGGCCGCGACCAGCTTCGTGACCTCTTCCCTGTCAAGCGGGGGGAATGCGTAGTCGAACAGCGCGGTGGTGTACTCCTCCGTCTGTAGCAGGCCATGAATCAGTTGCGTGCAGTACGACGACAGACTCAGCGCTTCCTGCTCCAGCTGGGCGAGGCCCTGGAAGTGGGCCGGGTACCGCTCAAGCCGCAGATACTTGATCGCAGAACGCAGCAACCCGCCCGCGTCCAGAGCCTTCTCGGCCGCGTCGATGAACTCGTCCGTGGGTGGCTTCGCGCACGTCTCGACGGCGCTTACCGCCGACCCGGTGTAGTTCATCAGCGCGCCCAGCTCGTCCTGGGTGAGCCCCGCCCGCTCTCGTAGAAGCCGCAGCACAGCAGCGAAGTACTGGACGGTCGGCGGCGCGGAGTCCTTCTTCTTCGACGGGGCCATACAGGCCACCCCCCTCAACTTCGGTCAACGTCAATCAACCGGCGTTCGACAGGAGTTGCCGGTCGCCGCAGTCGACGCTCTGTTACTGGTGAAGGTAGCCGCCTGCACTGACAGTGGGAGCATGAACGCGGAAAGTCACGACGTAAATCCGCTCCATGGCTGGAAGCAGAGGTTTACGCCCGTCCCCCCATCCGTCCCTCACGCCCGCCGTGCCGCCGGTGCCGCTCTGCGGGCCTGGGGCCTGGACAAAGGCTCAGCCGGCCTCGTACTTCTGGTCCTCTCCGAGCTGGCGACGAACGCCGTCTGCCACGGGCGCGTACCGGGGCGGTACTACGAGGTGCGTATCGCATACGACGCAGAAAAAATGGTCGGGGTGGAGGTGTCCGACCCGAGGGAGGGCCGCCCCCGCCTCGCGGCCCCGGCACCGGAGGACGAATCCGGACGCGGTCTGGCGATCGTGGATGCCCTGGCCGAGGCGTGGGGCATCCGGGAGCGCATCGTCGGCAAGACGGTCTGGGCCCGCATCCGCTTGTAGGTGCGGCTTGTCAGCTGGTGCCCAGGGCATCGCGGAGGACGGTGATGGCCTGGGTGATCGCGGCCTGGGCCGCGTGCGTGCCGCGCAGGGCGTTGAGCATGACGAAGTCGTGGATGACGCCCTGGTAGCGGGTCGCGGTGACGGGGACACCGGCCTGGCGGAGCTTGTTGGCGTAGGACTCGCCCTCGTCGCGCAGAACGTCGGCCTCGGCGGTGATGACGAGCGCCGGGGGCAGGCCGGCGAGCTGGTCGACGGTGGCGCGCAGCGGTGAGGCGGTGATCTGGGCGCGCTCGGCCGGGTCGGTGGTGTACTGGTCCCAGAACCACTGCATGGCGTCGCGGCGCAGGAAGTAGCCCTCGGCGAACTGGTGGTAGGAGCCGGTGTCGAAGGCGGCGTCGGTGACCGGGTAGAACAGGACCTGCTGGGCGAAGTACAGATCGCCGCGTTCCTTGGCCATGAGGGTGAGGGCGGCGGTCATGTTGCCGCCCACGCTGTCACCGGCCACCGCGATGCGGGTGGCGTCCAGCCCCTTGGCGGCGCCGTCGGTGACGACCCAGCGGGCGACGGCGTAGTTCTGCTCGATGGCGACGGGGTAGCGGGCCTCGGGGGAGAGGTCGTACTCGGGGAAGACCACGGCGGCCTTCGCGCCGACCGCGAGTTCGCGGACCAGGCGGTCGTGGGTGTGGGCGTTGCCGAACACCCAGCCCGCGCCGTGGATGTAGACGATGACGGGCAGGGTGTCGGTGGCGCCGGCGGGCTTGACGATGCGGGCCTTCACGGAGCCGGTGGGTCCGCCGGACACGGTGATCCACTCCTCGTCGACCGCGGGCTTGGCGATCTCGCCGGACTGCACCTCGTCGACGGTCTTACGGCCCTCGACGGGGCCCAGGTCGAACAGGAACGGCGGCTGAGCGGTGGCGTTGGCGAACTCGGCCGCGGCCTGTTCCAGTACCGGCGCGGTCGGGGTGTATGCGGACACGGCGAACTCCTTGGCTGAAGGGAGCCTGGGGGCCCCGTCTGCCAGAAGACTATGACGCGATTAGATTGTGCACAAGTAAAAAGTGGGCGTTGAATAATTCGGTCGTAACGGTAGGCTCGGCTGAATGAGCACACGAGCGGAGGACAGGCACATGGCGCGGAACGACGGGCACGAGCAGGCCCGGGAGTTCTCCCTGCTCCTGGACGACCAGCTGTGCTTCGCCCTCTACGCGGCCTCGCGCGCGGTGACGCACCGCTACCGGCCGCTGCTGGAGGAGCTGGGGCTGACCTACCCGCAGTACCTGGTCATGCTGGTCCTGTGGGAACACGGCACGGTGTCGATCAAGGACGTCGGCGCCGCCCTCCACCTGGACTACGGCACGCTCACCCCGCTGGTGAAGCGCCTGGAGGCGGCGGGCCTGGTCCGCCGCGAGCGGCGCCCCGACGACGAGCGGACCGTCCGCGTCAGCCTCACCGGCCAGGGCGCGGAACTGCGGGAGCGGGCCGAGGCGGTGCCGAGCGCCATCGGCGCGGCCATGGCCCTGTCGACACAGGACTTCGACGAGGTCAAGCGTATTCTCCGGCAACTCACGACCAACGTTTCCACCGGGCCCTGACCGCCGGTCAGGCGCGGCGCCGTCTCGCGCCTTCGGCGCACTTGAGCAGCGGGGCAGGGGGGCGGGGGCCCGGCGCCGCCGCCGACTGACGGACCGGTGGGGGCGGAGGCCGGTGGCGGCTCGGCGTCGCGGGCGGTGCGGCCCGACCCGGAGTGCGAGCAGGGTCCGGGTACCCCTCCCCAAAACGCTTGATCTGACGCAACTAATTTGTCAATCAGTTTCCAGAGGGGTACCCACCCCCCGCCAACCCGGAACGAATCCGGCACTCCGGCAACGGCCCTGGCCCCCGAGCACGGAAGCCGCCACCGGCGCCCACACCCACGGACCCGGCGGACGGCGGCGGCGCCGCGCCCCCCACCCCCCGCCGCCGCTGCTCAATTGCGCCGAAGGCGCGAAACGGCGCCGCACCCAACCAACGACCCCAGCGCCCCGTAGCAGCCGTAGGACGTGAGCCGTACTCGTGGCCGCTTCCCGTAAGCGGAATCGATCCGTCCTGGTAACCCACCGTCCGCCGCGTCGCGGAAACGCTGTGCCACGCTTGAAGCCGGCTCGCGCGCCTGGCGCGGGCCGGTGATGCGAAGTGAGGGCGCGGCGTGCAGAAGCCCCGATGGAAGACCGTGGGGGGAGCCCTGCTGCGGGTGACGGCGGTGTGGGCGGTGTCCACGCTCACGATGCTGGCGCTCGCCGGGATTCTCCCCGACTTCAGCCTGAAGTCGGGCGACGGTGACAGCGCGACACGGATCGCGGTCACGGCGGCCAGCGGGGCCGGCGCCTTCGGGGTGCTCAGCGCGCTGGTGTGGCCGCTGCTCGTACGGGCGCTGCTGCTGATGCCCGCGCTGGTGCTGGGGCTGCTGGTGTTCGCGCTCAACGGCTCGATGCTGCTGATCGCCCTCAGCCTGATCCCGGACGGGCCGGGCACCGCCGAGCCGGAGACCGCCGTCGTGGTCGCGGCCGTGATGTCGGCCGCGTCGTCGGCCACCAGCACGTTCCTGACCGTGCGGGACGACGGGGCGTACCGGCGGCGGCTGGCGCGGCTGGCCGGGCGGCGCAGACGGCGGCTCGGTCAGGACGAAGGGGACGAACAGTCCCCGGGAACGGTGTTCCTCCAGCTCGACGGGGTGGGGCACGCCGTACTGCGGGAGGCGCTGCGGGAGCGCGAGAACCGGCCCCCGGTGATGCCCACCGTCGCGGGCTGGGTCCGCACCACCCACCGGGTGATGCCCTGGCGCACCGACTGGTCCAGCCAGACCGGCGCCAGTCAGCTCGGCATCCTGCACGGCTCCAACGAGGACGTGCCCGCCTTCCGCTGGTACGAGAAGAAGAGCGGGGAGGTGATGGTGAGCAACCGGCCGACCAGCGCGGCCGTGCTTCAACGCCGCGCGGCCGCCCGCGCGAGACACGACGGACTGCTCACGGTGGACGGGGCCAGCCGGGGCAACCTGTTCACCGGCGGCGCCGATCAGCTGGCCCTGGTGCTGTCGGTCGCGGCGCGGCGCGGCAAGCACAACCGCTCCCGGTCCGGATACTTCGCGTACTTCTCCGACCCGGCCAACGCGACCCGCACCGCCGTGTCGTTCCTCGCCGAGGTGGTCCGGGAGATCGGCCAGTCCACACGCGCCAAGCTGCGCCGCGAGACACCCCGGGTCAAACGGGGCGGGCTGTATCCGCTCATCCGCGCGTTCGCCACCGTCGTGGAGCGGGATGTGGTGGTGACGGCGGTGATGGGGGACATCCTCTCCGGCCGTACCGCGATCTACGCCGATCTGGTGGCCTACGACGAGGTGGCCCACCACTCGGGGCCGCGCGGCCGGGACGTCCAGCAGGTGCTCGCCCGGCTCGACCGCTCCATCGCGCTGATCGCCAACGTCGCCGAGTACGCCCCGCGCGACTACCGGATCGTGCTGCTGTCCGACCACGGACAGAGCCCCGGCGAAACCTTCTCGGGGGCGTACGGGCTGACCCTGGAGGACCTGGTGCGGGCCGGCTGCGGTCTGCCCGTGTCACGGCGGGCCGGGCGGACCTCGAGCGGTGCGGAGGCGCGCGAGGCGGGGCGGGCGGCGCTGCGCCGGCCGGAGAAGCCCGAGGTGGAGCCGGACGGGCGGGCCGGTGCCGCCAAGGCCGACGAAGACGTCGCCGCCCGCCATGCCACCGTGTCCGATCCGATCGTGCTCGCCTCCGGGAACCTGGGCCTGATCTCCTTCCCCGATGTGCCGGGACGGATGAGCCGCGAGCAGATCGACGCCCGCCACCCCACCCTGTTGCGCACCCTCGCCGACCATCCCGGGGTGGGCTTCCTGCTCGTACGGTCCGAGGCGCATGGCGCGGTGGTGCTGGGCGCGGACGGCGCCGAGCACCGTCTGGACACCGGGGAGGTGCTGGGGGGCGTGAGCCCGCTCGCCGCCTTCGGGCCCGGCGCCGAGGACGCCGTGCGGCGCACCGCGCACTTCCGGAACACGCCCGACATCATGGTCAACTCCGCCTACGACCCGGTGCGCGGCACGGTGCACGCCTTCGAGGAGCAGATCGGCTCGCACGGCGGACTCGGCGGCGAGCAGGGGCACCCGTTTCTGCTGTGGCCGGCCGAGCTGACCGCGCCGGTGGCGGCGGGGGAGGAGCTGATCGGGGCGGAGCAGGTGCACCGGGTGCTGCGGCGCTGGCTGGCGGAGGCGGACGGGCCCCAGGTGCCGGAGGAGGAAGCGGAAGCGGAGACCGCGGGGGAGGCGCGGGCCGGGGCCGACGCGCGGGCCGGGGCCGACGCGCGGCCGCCGGCCGGCGCGGAACTGCCGGAGGCGGCCGGCGCGGCGCACACCGTGCCGGAGTCCCGGCGCGACGGCGCCCCCGCCGCACCCTTCACCGTGGTCAGCCGGGGCGTACCGGACCAAGCCCGGTGATGCGGGCGCGCCGCGCCGCCGGGTCGCGGTCCGCGCCGCGCCCGGATCGGGTGTAAGCAAGAGATATGCGTTTGCCGCCCGACCTCACCCGGTTCGGTGGGGAAACGCGGTCGAGCCGGGCACTGTTCGCCCTCCCGCTCGCACTCATCGTGGCCGTCACGCTGATCGACATCCTCACTCCGGCCAGCGTCCACCTCGGCCCCTTCCTGATCGCCGCGCCCGCGATCACCGCGTCCTTCGCGGGTGCGGGCGGAACCGCCGCGATCGGCGCCCTGGCCTTCGTGGCCCAGGTCGTCATCGCCGTGTTCCACGGCGGTGTCACGACCACCAACCACGAGGCGCAGCTCGCCGCCATCGTCGTGCTCTCCGGCCTGGTGACGGCCTTCCGCTACGTCACCGACCGGCATCGGCGCCGGCTGCTCAGGGTGCGCTCGGTGTCCGTGGCCGCGCAGGAGGTGCTGTTGCGGCCGCTGCCCGAACGGATCGGGGAACTGAGCATCGCCTCGCTGTATCTCGCGGCCGACGAGGAGGCGCAGATCGGCGGTGATCTGTACGCGGCCGTCCGCACCCAGGGGGCGACCCGGCTGGTCATCGGGGACGTACAGGGCAAGGGGCTGGCCGCGATCGGCGACGCCGCCGTGCTGATCGGGGCCTTCCGCGGGGTCGCGTACCGCCATCTCTCGCTGCCGGCAATCGCCACCCACCTGGGCAGCTGCATGTGCTGGAACTGGCAGCACGTCCCCGGTGGCGGCCGGAACTGCCTGGAGTCCTTCGTGACCGCCGTGGTGGTGGACGTCTACGACGACGGCCCGATGGCCGGAATGGTGAACTGCGGGCACCCGCCGCCGCTGCTGCTGCACCGGGGCGAGGTCGCGACACTGGACGTGGACCAACCCGCGATACCGCTGGGCCTGGAGGTGCCGCGGGAGGGGGACTACCGGGTGGAGACGTTCCGCTTCGAGTACGGAGATCTCCTGGTGCTGCACACCGACGGGGTCATCGAGGCCCGGGACGCCGACGGCGCCTTCTACCCGCTCCCCGAACGGCTCGCGGCCTGGAAGGGCGGCGGCCCGCAGTCGCTGGTGGACCATCTCCACGCCGATCTGCTCCGGCACACCGGCGGGGTCGTCGACGACGACGCCGCCATCGTGGTGATCGCCCGCCGCGCCTGAGCCGGTCTCCTCCCTCCCGTGCTCTCCCGCCGCTCGCCCCCTCACCCCGTGGCCTCCGTGACCTGGACCGGCCCGCCGGGCGCGGGGGCGGCCTCCGGCGGCCGGCGGGACCAGCGGCCCGCGATGACCGCGCACACCATCAACTGGAGCTGGTGGAAGAGCATCAGCGGCAGGATCACCGGCCCGGCCGCGTCGCCGAACAGCACCGCGGCCATGGGCAGCCCGGTGGCCAGCGACTTGTTGGAACCGCAGAAGACGATGGTGACGCGGT is a window from the Streptomyces luomodiensis genome containing:
- a CDS encoding MarR family winged helix-turn-helix transcriptional regulator translates to MSTRAEDRHMARNDGHEQAREFSLLLDDQLCFALYAASRAVTHRYRPLLEELGLTYPQYLVMLVLWEHGTVSIKDVGAALHLDYGTLTPLVKRLEAAGLVRRERRPDDERTVRVSLTGQGAELRERAEAVPSAIGAAMALSTQDFDEVKRILRQLTTNVSTGP
- a CDS encoding phage holin family protein, whose product is MLALAGILPDFSLKSGDGDSATRIAVTAASGAGAFGVLSALVWPLLVRALLLMPALVLGLLVFALNGSMLLIALSLIPDGPGTAEPETAVVVAAVMSAASSATSTFLTVRDDGAYRRRLARLAGRRRRRLGQDEGDEQSPGTVFLQLDGVGHAVLREALRERENRPPVMPTVAGWVRTTHRVMPWRTDWSSQTGASQLGILHGSNEDVPAFRWYEKKSGEVMVSNRPTSAAVLQRRAAARARHDGLLTVDGASRGNLFTGGADQLALVLSVAARRGKHNRSRSGYFAYFSDPANATRTAVSFLAEVVREIGQSTRAKLRRETPRVKRGGLYPLIRAFATVVERDVVVTAVMGDILSGRTAIYADLVAYDEVAHHSGPRGRDVQQVLARLDRSIALIANVAEYAPRDYRIVLLSDHGQSPGETFSGAYGLTLEDLVRAGCGLPVSRRAGRTSSGAEAREAGRAALRRPEKPEVEPDGRAGAAKADEDVAARHATVSDPIVLASGNLGLISFPDVPGRMSREQIDARHPTLLRTLADHPGVGFLLVRSEAHGAVVLGADGAEHRLDTGEVLGGVSPLAAFGPGAEDAVRRTAHFRNTPDIMVNSAYDPVRGTVHAFEEQIGSHGGLGGEQGHPFLLWPAELTAPVAAGEELIGAEQVHRVLRRWLAEADGPQVPEEEAEAETAGEARAGADARAGADARPPAGAELPEAAGAAHTVPESRRDGAPAAPFTVVSRGVPDQAR
- a CDS encoding PP2C family protein-serine/threonine phosphatase, with translation MRLPPDLTRFGGETRSSRALFALPLALIVAVTLIDILTPASVHLGPFLIAAPAITASFAGAGGTAAIGALAFVAQVVIAVFHGGVTTTNHEAQLAAIVVLSGLVTAFRYVTDRHRRRLLRVRSVSVAAQEVLLRPLPERIGELSIASLYLAADEEAQIGGDLYAAVRTQGATRLVIGDVQGKGLAAIGDAAVLIGAFRGVAYRHLSLPAIATHLGSCMCWNWQHVPGGGRNCLESFVTAVVVDVYDDGPMAGMVNCGHPPPLLLHRGEVATLDVDQPAIPLGLEVPREGDYRVETFRFEYGDLLVLHTDGVIEARDADGAFYPLPERLAAWKGGGPQSLVDHLHADLLRHTGGVVDDDAAIVVIARRA